The Streptomyces albofaciens JCM 4342 genome has a segment encoding these proteins:
- a CDS encoding sigma factor-like helix-turn-helix DNA-binding protein codes for MRERRAAQERRRAREFEAFVAGAAGRLLRAATLLTAEPEGQPAPAAERLLTLALARTYAAWDRLRGEDPYDRARREMAAHYAHSAWRSRLPRALRPGTPPPPGGLLERLSPPERLVLVLRLYEGVAEEQTAAQLGLPAERVHTLCLRAVGRMRSKPPTGSAGRSVPVGGETPHPTREVPGHPIQDVPNRPHVPDTSPPAPRHTEAAAP; via the coding sequence GTGCGAGAGCGGCGGGCAGCGCAGGAACGCCGTCGTGCCCGGGAGTTCGAGGCGTTCGTCGCGGGCGCGGCCGGACGTCTGCTGCGCGCCGCCACCCTCCTGACCGCCGAGCCCGAAGGGCAGCCGGCGCCCGCCGCCGAGCGCTTGCTCACGCTGGCCCTGGCCCGTACGTACGCCGCCTGGGATCGGCTGCGCGGCGAGGACCCGTACGACCGCGCGCGCCGGGAGATGGCCGCCCACTACGCGCACTCCGCCTGGCGGTCCCGCCTCCCCCGCGCCCTACGGCCCGGCACGCCCCCGCCGCCCGGCGGCCTGCTGGAGCGCCTGTCCCCGCCGGAACGGCTGGTACTCGTACTGCGGCTCTACGAGGGCGTGGCCGAGGAGCAGACCGCGGCGCAGCTGGGGCTGCCCGCGGAACGCGTCCATACGCTGTGCCTGCGGGCGGTGGGGCGTATGCGGAGCAAGCCACCGACCGGTAGCGCCGGGCGGTCCGTACCCGTCGGGGGCGAGACACCCCATCCCACACGGGAGGTACCGGGCCACCCCATACAGGACGTACCGAACCGCCCGCACGTACCGGACACATCACCCCCGGCGCCCCGGCACACGGAAGCCGCCGCACCATGA
- a CDS encoding cystathionine gamma-synthase — MSDQREQRPQNFETLAIHAGQEPDEATGAVVPPIYQVSTYKQDGVGGLRGGYEYSRSANPTRTALEENLAALDGGRRGLAFASGLAAEDTLLRTLLVPGDHVVIPNDAYGGTFRLISKVVERWGVEWSVADTSDPQAVRDALRPRTKAIWVETPSNPLLGITDIPALAAVARDAGVRLVVDNTFASPYLQQPLALGADVVVYSTTKYMGGHSDVVGGALVVSDAELGDELAYHQNAMGAVAGPFDSWLVMRGLKTLAVRMDRHSANAARIADLLAAHDKVTRVYYPGLKEHPGHEVAAKQMRSFGGMVSFRVAGGEQAAVEVCNRARLFTLGESLGGVESLIEHPGKMTHASTAGSLLEVPNDLVRLSVGIESIDDLVADLTQALG; from the coding sequence ATGAGCGATCAGCGCGAGCAGCGCCCCCAGAATTTCGAGACCCTTGCCATTCACGCAGGTCAGGAGCCCGATGAGGCGACCGGCGCGGTGGTACCGCCCATCTACCAGGTGTCCACCTACAAGCAGGACGGCGTGGGCGGGCTGCGCGGCGGCTACGAGTACAGCCGCAGCGCCAACCCGACCCGTACCGCCCTGGAGGAGAACCTCGCCGCCCTCGACGGCGGCCGCCGTGGCCTGGCCTTCGCCTCCGGGCTCGCGGCCGAGGACACCCTGCTGCGCACTCTCCTGGTGCCCGGCGACCACGTCGTCATCCCCAATGACGCGTACGGCGGCACGTTCCGCCTGATCTCCAAGGTCGTCGAGCGGTGGGGGGTGGAGTGGTCGGTCGCCGACACCTCCGACCCGCAGGCCGTACGGGACGCCCTGCGCCCCCGTACGAAGGCGATCTGGGTGGAGACACCCAGCAACCCGCTCCTCGGCATCACGGACATCCCCGCGCTCGCGGCCGTCGCGCGCGACGCCGGGGTGCGCCTGGTCGTGGACAACACCTTCGCGAGCCCCTACCTCCAGCAGCCGCTGGCCCTCGGCGCGGACGTGGTGGTCTACTCCACGACCAAGTACATGGGCGGCCACTCGGACGTGGTCGGCGGCGCGCTCGTGGTGAGCGACGCCGAACTGGGCGACGAACTGGCCTACCACCAGAACGCCATGGGCGCGGTCGCCGGCCCCTTCGACTCGTGGCTGGTGATGCGCGGCCTGAAGACGCTGGCCGTACGGATGGACCGGCACAGCGCCAACGCCGCCCGCATCGCCGACCTGCTCGCCGCGCACGACAAGGTGACCCGGGTCTACTACCCGGGCCTGAAGGAGCACCCCGGCCACGAGGTCGCCGCCAAGCAGATGCGTTCCTTCGGCGGCATGGTGTCCTTCCGCGTCGCGGGCGGTGAGCAGGCCGCGGTGGAGGTGTGCAACCGTGCCCGGCTGTTCACCCTCGGTGAGTCGCTCGGCGGCGTGGAGTCGCTGATCGAGCACCCGGGCAAGATGACGCACGCCTCGACGGCGGGCTCGCTGCTGGAGGTCCCCAACGACCTGGTACGGCTCTCGGTCGGCATCGAGTCGATCGACGACCTGGTGGCGGACCTCACCCAGGCGCTGGGATAA
- the msrA gene encoding peptide-methionine (S)-S-oxide reductase MsrA has product MLFNRFKTALPSPDEALKGRPEPAFTVPDRHTVLGTPLLGPYPEHLRVADFGLGCFWGAERKFWQAEGVWTTLVGYQGGHTPNPTYEEVCSGLTGHTEAVRVVYDPAKTSYNALLKLFWESHDPTQGFRQGNDTGTQYRSAIYTHSPADQQAAEASRTAYQSVLHSSGYADITTEILPAHPDRPFYPAEDYHQQYLDKNPAGYCGIGGTGVSCPVGIAPVGD; this is encoded by the coding sequence ATGCTCTTCAACCGCTTCAAGACTGCCCTCCCCTCCCCCGACGAGGCACTGAAGGGCCGCCCCGAGCCTGCCTTCACCGTCCCCGACCGCCACACGGTCCTCGGCACCCCGCTGCTCGGCCCGTACCCCGAGCACCTGCGCGTCGCCGACTTCGGCCTGGGCTGCTTCTGGGGCGCCGAGCGCAAGTTCTGGCAGGCCGAGGGCGTCTGGACGACCCTGGTCGGCTACCAGGGAGGCCACACTCCGAACCCCACCTACGAAGAGGTGTGCAGCGGCCTCACCGGCCACACCGAAGCGGTCCGCGTCGTCTACGACCCCGCCAAGACCTCCTACAACGCCCTCCTGAAGCTCTTCTGGGAATCCCACGACCCCACCCAGGGCTTCCGCCAGGGCAACGACACCGGCACCCAGTACCGCTCCGCGATCTACACCCACTCCCCCGCCGACCAGCAGGCAGCCGAAGCCTCCCGCACGGCCTACCAGTCCGTCCTGCACTCCTCCGGCTACGCCGACATCACCACCGAAATCCTCCCCGCCCACCCCGACCGCCCCTTCTATCCGGCCGAGGACTATCACCAGCAGTATTTGGACAAGAACCCGGCGGGGTACTGCGGGATCGGGGGGACAGGGGTGAGCTGCCCCGTCGGCATCGCGCCGGTCGGCGACTGA
- a CDS encoding serine hydrolase domain-containing protein, whose translation MPLPIPTLLRRPGGHCARWRSAGAAVAVALALTATAATPAAANTAPASTSGPASVSHHLISKGLDRKELDRKELDRSLAAVHSAGMYGVYAAVRDGEDEWRGAAGLADVDTGRPVRSQMEHRVGSITKTFTAVGILQQVARDRIALDAPVARYLPGVVPGDLGRRITVRMLLNHTSGIGDYIPGAFPSLRRMDPQSIDDNRFRHFSPLELVRYGLAEPRTGEPGAVHSYSNTNYVLAGLILTKVTGQDAETYLSRHVIRAAGLRHTYFPRTPYIKGPHAKMYEALYGRIDPPRDYSVYDMSWAWALGSLVSTTADLNQFYRALLTGELLAPAELREMQTTVPVPGIPGRYYGLGLYAQDLPTCGRFWGHDGGAFGAGTYALTSEDGRRQMSLGINLMKYQRLDAGPSGFHPIDAALDTHITQALCGKTTAGAGTAGALLSRMETAAPAAVARP comes from the coding sequence ATGCCCTTACCGATACCCACTCTGCTCCGCCGCCCCGGCGGCCACTGCGCCAGATGGCGCTCCGCGGGAGCCGCCGTGGCGGTCGCCCTCGCGCTGACGGCCACGGCGGCGACCCCGGCGGCGGCGAACACCGCCCCCGCCTCCACCTCCGGCCCCGCCTCTGTTTCGCACCACCTGATCAGCAAGGGCCTCGACCGCAAGGAACTCGACCGCAAGGAACTCGACCGGTCCCTCGCCGCGGTCCACTCGGCCGGCATGTACGGCGTCTACGCGGCCGTACGCGACGGCGAGGACGAATGGCGGGGAGCCGCCGGCCTCGCCGACGTCGACACCGGGCGCCCGGTCCGCTCCCAGATGGAACACCGGGTCGGCAGCATCACCAAGACGTTCACCGCGGTCGGCATCCTCCAGCAGGTCGCGCGGGACCGGATCGCACTCGACGCGCCGGTCGCCCGTTACCTCCCCGGCGTCGTCCCCGGCGACCTGGGCCGCCGGATCACCGTACGGATGCTGCTCAACCACACCAGCGGCATCGGCGACTACATCCCGGGCGCCTTCCCGTCCCTGCGCCGCATGGACCCGCAGAGCATCGACGACAACCGGTTCCGCCACTTCAGCCCCCTGGAACTCGTCCGGTACGGCCTGGCGGAACCGCGGACCGGGGAACCCGGCGCCGTGCACTCGTACTCCAACACCAACTACGTGCTCGCCGGGCTGATCCTGACCAAGGTCACCGGCCAGGACGCGGAGACGTACCTGTCGCGGCACGTCATCCGCGCGGCCGGACTGCGCCACACCTACTTCCCGCGCACCCCGTACATCAAGGGTCCGCACGCGAAGATGTACGAGGCCCTGTACGGCCGGATCGACCCGCCGCGCGACTACAGCGTCTACGACATGTCCTGGGCCTGGGCTCTCGGCTCACTGGTCTCGACCACCGCCGACCTGAACCAGTTCTACCGCGCGCTGCTCACCGGCGAACTCCTGGCACCCGCCGAGCTGCGGGAGATGCAGACCACCGTCCCGGTCCCGGGCATCCCCGGCAGGTACTACGGACTCGGTCTGTACGCGCAGGACCTGCCGACGTGCGGCCGGTTCTGGGGCCACGACGGCGGAGCGTTCGGCGCCGGCACCTACGCGCTGACGAGCGAGGACGGCCGACGCCAGATGTCGCTGGGCATCAACCTGATGAAGTACCAGCGTCTGGACGCCGGTCCGTCCGGCTTCCACCCGATCGACGCCGCCCTGGACACGCACATCACCCAGGCACTGTGCGGCAAGACCACGGCGGGAGCCGGGACCGCCGGCGCTCTCCTCAGCCGCATGGAAACAGCGGCACCGGCAGCAGTGGCACGCCCCTGA
- a CDS encoding DUF2786 domain-containing protein — protein MSKRKDGQRQQDRAAARELVGTVLGSVRYADDGPPAEDALEAGASMLAAAPAGPQAVGAALLAAAEDAVHRCWQGGWQPADLERIVRRETGGGPRTAVVVDAMAAESQRAGRAAERARGPRWAAQLRNLGAHVWWGPEPGYLEELARRRRSSRFETTYDVLAALRVLARLPRITPLPTARPTRGRTGDTGGTGSAPTEPRLLGRIRGLLAKAEATDYPEEAEALSAKAQELMARHSIDEALLDHAGAGAGPGAGRATAPAAIRIGIEGPYEQAKALLLDAVAAANRCQAVWSGDVAFSTLIGFEADLEAAELLYTSLLLQATTAMHRAGDAHHSHGRSRRTRDFRQTFLVAYADRIRTRLAAATEEATSEAATSTPDLLPVLAAREVAVAETAGELFPDTAAVRMRGVRDAAGWEQGRAAADRARLGRRGEA, from the coding sequence GTGAGCAAGCGCAAGGACGGACAGCGGCAGCAGGACCGGGCCGCGGCCCGTGAACTGGTCGGCACGGTGCTCGGCAGCGTCCGGTACGCCGACGACGGGCCGCCCGCCGAAGACGCCCTGGAGGCCGGTGCCTCGATGCTGGCGGCCGCCCCCGCGGGCCCGCAGGCCGTCGGCGCCGCGCTGCTGGCGGCGGCGGAGGACGCCGTACACCGCTGCTGGCAGGGCGGCTGGCAGCCCGCCGACCTGGAACGGATCGTACGGAGGGAGACGGGCGGCGGTCCGCGTACGGCAGTCGTCGTGGACGCGATGGCCGCCGAGTCGCAGCGCGCGGGCCGGGCGGCCGAGCGCGCCCGCGGCCCCCGCTGGGCGGCCCAGCTACGCAACCTCGGGGCCCATGTCTGGTGGGGGCCGGAGCCCGGCTATCTGGAAGAACTGGCGCGCCGTCGCCGTAGCTCGCGCTTCGAGACGACGTACGACGTACTGGCAGCGCTGCGAGTCCTGGCGCGTCTGCCCCGCATCACCCCTCTGCCGACCGCCCGGCCCACACGGGGGCGCACCGGGGACACCGGGGGCACCGGCAGCGCCCCCACCGAGCCGCGACTCCTCGGCCGCATCCGTGGCCTGCTCGCCAAGGCCGAGGCGACGGACTACCCGGAGGAAGCGGAAGCCCTGTCGGCCAAGGCCCAGGAGCTGATGGCGCGGCACAGCATCGACGAGGCGCTGCTCGACCACGCCGGGGCCGGCGCGGGCCCCGGCGCCGGCCGGGCCACCGCCCCCGCCGCCATCCGCATCGGCATCGAGGGACCGTACGAGCAGGCGAAGGCGCTGCTGCTCGACGCGGTCGCCGCCGCCAACCGCTGCCAGGCCGTCTGGTCCGGCGACGTGGCCTTCTCCACGCTCATCGGCTTCGAGGCCGATCTGGAGGCCGCCGAACTGCTCTACACCTCACTGCTCCTCCAGGCCACCACCGCCATGCATCGCGCGGGAGACGCCCACCACAGCCACGGCCGCTCCCGCCGCACCCGCGACTTCCGCCAGACCTTCCTCGTCGCCTACGCCGACCGCATCCGCACCCGCCTGGCAGCGGCCACCGAGGAGGCGACCTCGGAAGCCGCCACCAGCACCCCCGACCTCCTCCCGGTCCTGGCCGCCCGCGAAGTCGCGGTGGCCGAAACCGCCGGCGAACTCTTTCCCGACACCGCCGCCGTCCGCATGCGCGGCGTACGCGACGCCGCCGGCTGGGAACAGGGCAGGGCGGCTGCGGACCGGGCGCGGCTGGGGAGGCGGGGGGAGGCGTAG
- a CDS encoding L,D-transpeptidase codes for MKDSKRRKGLIATAALLGGVLTLGACGGGDGGDDGGHDNTKKVDEAAAKDASEAKIKISPENGAADAGINSDAKVSVTGGKLTDVRMTAGEDKKPVEGTLAADGSSWKPKKQLERSTKYTITAHAADSKGRKAVEHSTFTTVSPKNSFIGNYTPEDGSTVGVGMPVSVNFDKPVKNKKDVQAAIKVASTSNQEIVGHWFGDQRLDFRPKDYWKPNSKVSVDMKLDGVEAAPGVKGVQNKKVNFQIGRSQVSTVDAKTHQMTVVRDGKTIRTIPISAGSKDHPTYNGKMVVSEKYQQTRMDGSTVGFTNNDGKGEYDIPDVPHAMRLSSSGTFLHGNYWGKGIFGNANTSHGCIGLEDVKGAGDPGTDGAWFYQNSLIGDVVQMVNSPDKTIKPDNGLNGWNMDWNEWVAGSAVK; via the coding sequence ATGAAGGACAGCAAGCGTCGCAAGGGCCTGATAGCCACTGCAGCGCTGCTCGGGGGTGTGCTGACCCTCGGAGCGTGCGGTGGTGGCGACGGCGGTGACGATGGCGGCCACGACAACACCAAGAAGGTCGACGAGGCGGCGGCGAAGGACGCCTCCGAAGCCAAGATCAAGATATCGCCGGAGAACGGCGCGGCCGACGCGGGCATCAACAGCGATGCCAAGGTCAGCGTCACCGGCGGCAAGCTGACCGACGTCCGGATGACCGCGGGTGAGGACAAGAAGCCCGTCGAGGGCACGCTCGCCGCCGACGGCTCCTCCTGGAAGCCGAAGAAGCAGCTGGAGCGCTCGACCAAGTACACGATCACCGCGCACGCCGCCGACTCCAAGGGCCGCAAGGCGGTCGAGCACTCGACCTTCACCACGGTCTCCCCGAAGAACAGCTTCATAGGCAACTACACGCCGGAGGACGGTTCCACCGTCGGCGTCGGCATGCCCGTGTCGGTCAACTTCGACAAGCCGGTGAAGAACAAGAAGGACGTCCAGGCCGCGATCAAGGTGGCGTCCACCAGCAACCAGGAGATCGTCGGCCACTGGTTCGGCGACCAGCGCCTGGACTTCCGCCCCAAGGACTACTGGAAGCCGAACTCCAAGGTCAGCGTGGACATGAAGCTGGACGGCGTCGAGGCCGCGCCCGGCGTCAAGGGCGTCCAGAACAAGAAGGTGAACTTCCAGATCGGCCGCTCCCAGGTCAGCACGGTCGACGCCAAGACCCACCAGATGACGGTCGTGCGCGACGGCAAGACCATCCGTACGATCCCGATCTCCGCGGGCAGCAAGGACCACCCGACGTACAACGGCAAGATGGTCGTCTCGGAGAAGTACCAGCAGACCCGGATGGACGGCTCCACGGTCGGCTTCACGAACAACGACGGCAAGGGCGAGTACGACATCCCCGACGTGCCGCACGCCATGCGCCTGTCCAGCTCCGGCACGTTCCTGCACGGCAACTACTGGGGCAAGGGCATCTTCGGCAACGCCAACACCAGCCACGGCTGCATCGGCCTGGAGGACGTGAAGGGCGCCGGGGACCCGGGCACCGACGGCGCCTGGTTCTACCAGAACTCGCTGATCGGCGACGTCGTCCAGATGGTCAACTCCCCCGACAAGACCATCAAGCCGGACAACGGCCTCAACGGCTGGAACATGGACTGGAACGAGTGGGTCGCGGGCAGCGCCGTGAAGTAG
- the hutH gene encoding histidine ammonia-lyase: protein MDMHTVVLGTSGTTAQDVIAVARGAARIELSEEATAAVAAARAVIDDLAAKPDPVYGVSTGFGALAVRHISPDLRAQLQRNIVRSHAAGMGPRVEREVVRALMFLRLKTLASGHTGVRPLVVATMAEILNAGITPVVHEYGSLGCSGDLAPLSHCALTLMGEGEAEGPDGVVRPAGELLAEHGIAPVELREKEGLALLNGTDGMLGMLIMACADLARLFTTADITAALSLEALLGTDKVLAPELHAIRPHPGQAASAANMLKVLAGSGLTGHHQDDAPRVQDAYSVRCAPQVAGAGRDTLDHARLVASRELAAAVDNPVVLEDGRVESNGNFHGAPVAYVLDFLAVAAADLGSIAERRTDRLLDKNRSHGLPAFLAADPGVDSGLMIAQYTQAALVSELKRLAAPASVDSIPSSAMQEDHVSMGWSAARKLRTAVDNLTRVLAVELYAATRAVEMRDGLTPAPATRAVLDAVRAAGVQGPGEDRFLAPDLEAAYDFVRSGRLVETVEQVTGELA from the coding sequence ATGGATATGCACACTGTGGTGCTGGGGACGTCCGGCACGACCGCACAGGACGTCATCGCCGTCGCCCGCGGCGCCGCCCGTATCGAGCTGTCCGAGGAGGCCACGGCCGCCGTCGCCGCCGCCCGCGCGGTCATCGACGACCTCGCCGCCAAGCCGGACCCGGTCTACGGCGTCTCCACGGGCTTCGGCGCCCTCGCCGTCCGCCACATCAGCCCGGACCTGCGGGCCCAGCTCCAGCGCAACATCGTGCGCTCGCACGCCGCCGGCATGGGGCCGCGGGTGGAGCGCGAGGTGGTGCGCGCGCTGATGTTCCTGCGCCTGAAGACCCTGGCCTCCGGGCACACCGGCGTGCGGCCGCTGGTCGTCGCCACCATGGCCGAGATCCTCAACGCCGGGATCACCCCGGTCGTCCACGAGTACGGCTCGCTCGGCTGCTCCGGCGACCTCGCGCCGCTGTCGCACTGCGCGCTGACGCTCATGGGCGAGGGCGAGGCGGAGGGCCCGGACGGCGTCGTACGGCCGGCCGGCGAGCTGCTCGCCGAGCACGGCATCGCGCCGGTCGAGCTGCGCGAGAAGGAGGGCCTGGCCCTCCTGAACGGCACCGACGGCATGCTCGGCATGCTGATCATGGCCTGTGCCGACTTGGCCCGCCTGTTCACCACCGCCGACATCACCGCCGCGCTCTCCCTGGAGGCGCTGCTCGGTACGGACAAGGTGCTCGCGCCCGAACTGCACGCCATCCGCCCGCACCCCGGGCAGGCCGCCTCGGCCGCCAACATGCTCAAGGTACTGGCCGGTTCGGGACTCACCGGCCACCACCAGGACGACGCGCCGCGCGTCCAGGACGCCTACTCCGTCCGCTGCGCCCCGCAGGTCGCGGGCGCCGGCCGGGACACCCTCGACCACGCCCGCCTGGTCGCGAGCCGCGAACTGGCCGCCGCCGTGGACAACCCGGTGGTCCTGGAGGACGGCCGGGTCGAGTCGAACGGCAACTTCCACGGCGCGCCGGTCGCCTACGTCCTGGACTTCCTCGCCGTCGCCGCCGCCGACCTCGGCTCGATCGCCGAACGCCGTACGGACCGGCTGCTGGACAAGAACCGCTCGCACGGCCTGCCCGCGTTCCTGGCCGCCGACCCGGGCGTCGACTCCGGCCTGATGATCGCCCAGTACACCCAGGCCGCGCTGGTCAGCGAGCTGAAGCGGCTGGCGGCGCCCGCTTCGGTGGACTCCATCCCGTCCTCCGCCATGCAGGAGGACCACGTCTCCATGGGCTGGTCGGCGGCGCGCAAGCTGCGTACGGCCGTGGACAACCTGACCCGGGTGCTCGCCGTCGAGCTGTACGCGGCGACCCGGGCGGTGGAGATGCGCGACGGCCTGACCCCGGCGCCCGCCACCCGCGCGGTGCTGGACGCCGTACGCGCCGCGGGGGTCCAGGGACCGGGGGAGGACCGTTTCCTCGCACCGGACCTGGAGGCGGCGTACGACTTCGTGCGCAGCGGCCGGCTGGTGGAGACGGTGGAGCAGGTCACCGGCGAACTGGCCTGA
- a CDS encoding GGDEF domain-containing protein produces the protein MADSHTPRESVLAAAEGVRAALGGSFAAISAWERELGRLKVLVNAGELAEGEEEFPRDEAYPVHEFPEIVGFLHEQWAAGGRPGAWVETADGPVREGPYNHQRVAALRRRGRGCCVVAPIVLHGRAWGELYVARPVGEPVFTPADADFATVLAAVTAAGIAQAERLAEARRLAFTDALTGLANRRAVDKRLDEALERHRRDGAVVSLVVCDLNGLKRVNDSCGHAVGDRLLERFGSVLSLCGAILPDALAARLGGDEFCLLTVGPSADEVAKVAAELCDRAAELELGEGVAVGVASTGDPIGPVRSARRLFRLADAAQYRAKGAGSRRPVVAGRDGGTDDPVVRLADAPERASTTERRRFRR, from the coding sequence ATGGCGGACAGCCACACGCCGCGCGAGTCGGTGCTCGCCGCCGCGGAGGGGGTGCGGGCGGCCCTGGGGGGCTCCTTCGCGGCGATCTCCGCCTGGGAACGTGAGCTGGGCCGGCTGAAAGTGCTGGTCAACGCCGGTGAACTGGCCGAGGGCGAGGAGGAGTTCCCCCGGGACGAGGCGTATCCGGTGCACGAGTTCCCGGAGATCGTCGGATTCCTGCACGAGCAGTGGGCCGCGGGCGGCCGGCCCGGCGCGTGGGTCGAGACCGCCGACGGCCCGGTCCGGGAGGGGCCGTACAACCACCAGCGGGTGGCCGCGCTGCGCCGTCGCGGCCGGGGCTGCTGCGTGGTCGCGCCGATCGTGCTGCACGGGCGCGCGTGGGGCGAGCTGTACGTGGCCCGCCCGGTCGGGGAGCCGGTCTTCACACCGGCGGACGCGGACTTCGCCACCGTACTGGCCGCGGTGACCGCCGCCGGGATCGCGCAGGCGGAGCGGCTGGCGGAGGCGCGCCGGCTGGCGTTCACGGACGCCCTGACCGGCCTGGCCAACCGCCGCGCGGTCGACAAGCGGCTCGACGAGGCGCTGGAGCGGCACCGCCGGGACGGCGCGGTGGTGAGCCTGGTGGTGTGCGATCTGAACGGGCTGAAGCGGGTCAACGACTCCTGCGGGCACGCCGTCGGCGACCGGCTGCTGGAACGTTTCGGCTCGGTGCTCTCCCTGTGCGGCGCCATACTCCCGGACGCCCTCGCCGCCCGGCTCGGCGGCGACGAGTTCTGCCTGCTCACGGTGGGCCCGTCGGCCGACGAGGTGGCCAAGGTGGCCGCCGAGCTGTGCGACCGCGCCGCGGAGCTGGAGCTGGGCGAGGGCGTCGCGGTCGGCGTCGCCTCGACCGGCGACCCGATCGGCCCGGTGCGCTCCGCCCGGCGCCTGTTCCGGCTGGCCGACGCCGCCCAGTACCGGGCCAAGGGCGCCGGCTCGCGCCGCCCGGTCGTGGCGGGCCGGGACGGCGGTACGGACGACCCGGTGGTACGCCTGGCCGACGCCCCGGAGCGCGCCTCGACGACGGAACGGCGCCGGTTCCGGAGGTGA
- a CDS encoding enoyl-CoA hydratase/isomerase family protein: MDTQRFGDFVGVHRHGHVAELRLDRPKAMNAVSTAMADAITAACDALAADREVRATVLTSTHERAFCVGADLKERNSFSDADLMRQRPRARAAYTGVLELPMPTVAAVHGFALGGGYELALACDLIVADRTAVVGLPEVSVGVIPGGGGTQLLPRRVGAARAAELIFTGRRVEAAEAHELGLVDQLVDEGRDTEEALALAGRIARNSPVGLRAAKRALRLGHGLDLRTGLDLEDGAWRSVAFSGDRAEGVAAFNEKRRPEWPGE, from the coding sequence ATGGACACGCAACGCTTCGGGGACTTCGTCGGCGTACACCGGCACGGGCACGTGGCCGAACTGCGGCTGGACCGGCCCAAGGCGATGAACGCGGTGTCCACGGCCATGGCGGACGCCATCACGGCCGCCTGCGACGCCCTCGCGGCCGACCGCGAGGTCCGCGCCACCGTGCTGACCTCCACCCACGAGCGGGCGTTCTGCGTGGGCGCCGACCTGAAGGAGCGCAATTCCTTCAGCGACGCCGACCTGATGCGGCAGCGCCCGCGCGCCCGGGCCGCCTACACCGGCGTCCTGGAACTGCCGATGCCCACCGTCGCCGCCGTCCACGGCTTCGCGCTCGGCGGCGGCTACGAGCTGGCGCTCGCCTGCGACCTGATCGTGGCGGACCGTACGGCCGTGGTCGGCCTGCCGGAGGTGTCGGTGGGCGTGATCCCGGGCGGCGGCGGTACGCAGCTGCTGCCGCGGCGCGTCGGCGCGGCCCGCGCGGCGGAGCTGATCTTCACGGGGCGGCGGGTGGAGGCGGCCGAGGCTCATGAGCTGGGCCTGGTGGACCAGCTGGTCGACGAGGGCCGGGACACCGAAGAGGCCCTGGCCCTGGCCGGACGCATCGCACGCAACTCCCCGGTCGGCCTCCGCGCCGCCAAACGCGCCCTGCGCCTGGGCCACGGCCTCGATCTGAGGACCGGCCTGGACCTGGAGGACGGCGCCTGGCGCAGTGTGGCGTTCTCCGGCGACCGGGCGGAAGGCGTGGCCGCCTTCAACGAGAAGCGGCGGCCGGAGTGGCCCGGGGAGTGA